Proteins encoded by one window of Salvia splendens isolate huo1 chromosome 14, SspV2, whole genome shotgun sequence:
- the LOC121764254 gene encoding uncharacterized protein LOC121764254 has translation MECTDKERLACVTFQLTGPADFWWDTKLRTMNPERREVLTWEIFKEEVYNKYVPMSYRRAKVVEFHTLKQGNMTVTEYDRALCEITRYAPELVDTDEKMAEKLRAGLKHEIRVAVASRRGLSYSEILACALDVEEALPKEMTVANTTPVPLQQHNFRDKRKWDGDRTPYDNKRQQPIRNPPQYGGRQSAPYQRGDFRPRALQCAKCFKNHFGECREKSNKCYTCGGNGHFSRECPSKIMGMGAGQNNQGFRPQVRALQAEPRGYLPAPQQQQQQRRQGLPTQASAYALKGKQSTNQQGNQEQGNLAGMGTLLDMPIVVLFDTGASHSFISASCVNTLELPINRTEQRMSVTSPVGGTIDISQICSNVEFTMGELKLVAHKLQVMSMGSVDIILGMDWLAENHVTIHCKERERSLFKPREMSRLYFMGYLRIDASP, from the coding sequence atggagTGCACCGACAAGGAACGCCTCGCTTGTGTGACTTTTCAATTAACGGGGCCCGCAGATTTTTGGTGGGATACCAAGCTAAGGACCATGAACCCTGAACGCCGTGAAGTGCTTACTTGGGAGATATTCAAGGAAGAGGTGTACAATAAGTACGTTCCCATGAGCTATAGGCGAGCAAAGGTAGTTGAATTCCATACTTTAAAGCAAGGGAATATGACGGTGACAGAGTACGACCGTGCACTGTGTGAAATTACTCGATATGCTCCCGAGTTGGTGGATACAGATGAGAAAATGGCAGAAAAGTTACGTGCTGGTCTCAAGCACGAAATAAGAGTAGCAGTGGCAAGTCGCAGAGGACTTTCATATTCTGAGATTTTGGCTTGTGCATTAGACGTGGAAGAAGCGTTGCCTAAGGAGATGACAGTAGCAAATACTACACCAGTGCCACTTCAACAACATAATTTCAGagataagaggaaatgggatgGAGATCGGACTCCATATGATAACAAGAGGCAGCAACCCATCAGAAACCCACCGCAATATGGAGGTAGGCAGAGTGCTCCCTATCAGAGGGGTGACTTCCGGCCTAGAGCCCTCCAGTGTGCTAAGTGCTTTAAAAACCATTTTGGGGAGTGCAGAGAAAAGAGCAATAAATGCTACACTTGTGGTGGAAATGGCCACTTCTCAAGAGAATGCCCGAGTAAGATTATGGGGATGGGAGCAGgacagaacaatcaagggtTCCGTCCGCAAGTGCGGGCACTACAAGCCGAACCGAGGGGATACTTACCCGCaccacagcagcagcagcaacaacgTCGTCAAGGACTTCCCACTCAGGCAAGCGCATATGCTTTAAAAGGGAAACAGTCGACGAACCAGCAAGGGAATCAagagcaaggaaacttggcaggtatgggcacgcTCCTCGACATGCCTATTGTTGTTTtatttgatacgggtgcatcacATTCTTTTATATCAGCATCATGTGTGAATACTTTAGAACTGCCTATCAATAGAACTGAACAAAGAATGAGTGTGACTTCACCCGTAGGAGGAACTATAGATATTTCACAAATTTGCTCGAATGTAGAATTTACTATGGGAGAACTTAAGCTAGTTGCACACAAATTACAAGTTATGTCGATGGGGAGTGTagatataattttgggaatggattggttggccGAGAATCATGTTACCATTCACtgcaaagagagagagagatctctTTTCAAACCCCGGGAAATGAGCCGACTATATTTTATGGGATATCTACGAATCGACGCAAGTCCATAA